The nucleotide window GAACATAGTTACACCCCAGCGCAAGACCCCTGACTGAGGGTTTCCCAGAAGAAGAGGTCCTCTTTGGAAGTACAGAAAGGACATAAGAAGGTCCAACAGCCTGGCAAGGGAGCAGCAGAGCTGAAGCCAGACCCTGCCAACCAGTCTAAGGTAAGGGCAGAGCTAGCAAAACAACAGGCTTGCATTTTGTCCCAGCCAATTTTGTCAGGTAAGTCCCACATGACACACGAGTTTCCCTGGGCcaggtaggtgaaaaaacaaaGCCATCTCCAGTTTCCTGTACTGTCCCCTTCCCACAACCAAGTAAGATGCAAGTAGAAGCATGCAGATCTTACTACTCAAGCTTATctcctctcacacacactcacacctgCGTGTAAATAAGCAAGGAGCACAAATACCTATATTGCGGACCATAATCCCTTTGAGTTCATCCACCTGGGCCTGAGTCTCTGCCACCTGTTCGGTGCCCTTGTTCTCAGAGTGGTATTTCTGTAAGGAGGGAATAgcatttaagaaacaaatgtctgGATTGTGTGTAATACGGCAAAGAGGGAGGCTGGGCAAAACTGAAGCCATCCTCCATAGATAATCTAAGAAACCTGAAGAGCTCTTTCCAGGAAAGGGCTGAATCCCCAACACCGGCAGCCGTGCAAGGgtgtctccccacccccgcccGCATCCTTCTCCAACTCTCAGAACACCTATTCACCTCTAATCTCCCTCGGCTTCCCAGTTCTGTGCAGGGAAAACCACTGGTTACAGGATCAGTTTGAAATGAACTTGGGGCCCTATCGTTCCCAAGACAAATAAATTAGTTAAAGGCTGCAGTGAGGCCAAAGTACTAGAGGGGTAGCTGCCTAATGCATCTCTGGCACAATTCACTACCTCCTTTCAGTTGCGAGAACAGCCACCCATGCAGAACCTTTTGAGGTCAGGTAATTTATTTTAGAATATATTAGCAAATGATTCTTTGGGGGTGGAGAAGTAAACTGGACTTCCAAGTCTGATCTGAAAACAAATGGGCTTCAGGTATCAAGACTTGAGGGAGACCACTGATCTAGGCACAGAAAGATCAGCCAAGAGCTGACTCCTCAGGGGCTCTAATCGGCATGCAGTTTTAAGCAGGCTGTTATCACTGAATCTCACCAGCTGTGCTGCCAGGACAGTGGAGAATTCGCTGTTCATGGCGTATGGTAAAGCCGTCTGTGCACGAGAACCGTAGGTGTTCTGAAATCGCTTCTTGATTTCATTCAGGAACGTGAAAGCTCTGGAACGCTCGAAGTTCTGAAGGGAGAAGATATCCTCAGAACACCTCATTCATGGAAATAGGCAAAGGAACAGCTACTATCCATAACAGCTAAATGGAAATTCCATGTACAGAAACAGTCTATCTTCAAGTACCAGATGGCAATACGGGAAGACCATCACCTTCATGTCCTGCTTCTGGCTTCCCATGGATGGGAACAGAATGCTTGACCAGGCTACATGAGCCAGACATGAAAGACCAACTATCTTTAATGTGCCCAAGTGCAGACACTCTTTTGACCTTTTACCTAGACCCTGGGTCTTGCTGAATATACTGGAGCATGTACAAAGCATGGACACTCAAAAAGCACACCCTGTGGATTGAGGCCATCATGCATTTCCAGCAGTGACAATGAACACGGGCATTCACAAAGGGACACACCTCAGTTTCAAATCATATACTTACATCGTCAGTGATGCAGAGGTATATAATCCGGTCTTCACAGATATAGTGGAACAGGTAACTAGGGCAAGACAAGACACATGTTTAGAGATCTATATAGGCAAAGGAGAGATCTGATAAACTAGCAACCACAAGGACATATTGAACCATATACTAAGtcaatatttctttctttttttaaaaaaaaattaagactaGCCAAGTGAAGCAGTGGGAGTggagaaaaaacaaagaaacctGTAACTGACCGTGATAAATTAATTATAAATACCTCTGCAATTGGACCAGCCACTAAGTGGGTATTTCAAGTACTCCCATCACAGCATGCATATATACTTCCTGCTGTCTGGGACATTCACCAGCTAATTGTTTAGAATCACatgacatttttatcccattcttctGAGAACCTCAGGGTAGTATATGTTGCTCTCCCCTttccatttcatccttacaacgaccctatgaggtaggctcaGAGTACGTAGACTCCAAGGTCACCAAGTAAGTTTCATGGCAGGGAGGAGATGTGAACCTGAACTTATCGGATCCTAGACTGGTACTTATACCATTTATGCCACGTTTGTGGGTTGGATCCACAGGAGTGTTTCCACAGGCACCAAGGAGTTCATACTGATGACGAGTATGACTTTCTCGCCTCCCCACTGCAGTCTAAAATGCACAGTGAATTGCACATCAGATAGTTGTGTATGTGCAAAGGTTTGGCAAGCTGCTGAGAAAAGCAGACATTCAAGGAGCACACAGTTGACTATCGGGAACAGTACAAAGTAAGCAAGCCTGTTTTCCCCTCTCCAAAGAGCAGTACTCACTTTCCGTGCGAGTAGGTGAGTTTATTGTTCTCCGAGGGTGTCTTGGCCAGGATCTgttctgtcacttccaggaagttccCTCCACACCAAGCATGTTTGGCCAGAATTGTGGCGCCTCTGGCTACAACCGCGAAGAGGATGGCCATAGCTGCAGGGTGGCTAAGAGGACAGCAAAGAAAGAATAAGAACACTTGCCCAGCAGAGCCAAACCAGAATTCAGCCACTGCCCCTAAACCTTGGAGTGTAGGCAAGGGGGAAGAACTGCACAGCCGGCAGTTCTCCCTTTTTGGATATCCTGCAAAAGCTCAGCCTTATCTGTCATCAGAAGAAATTtgcaaagcaagcaaacaaaatcagAAGAGAAACTTTGCAATcgtgcattcctccctgcccTCACCTAAAATGGGCGAGGGCAAGGAGGAGGTTCTAAAGAACTCTGTGCTGCACCTGGTGTGAAGAAGGGAGGTGCCAAGACCTCTGGTCAGAGAGGTCAGCAGTCACAAAGGCATGTTGGTCTGATGCAGCTGATGCCAGGCAGCGGGCACATAAAAAAGGGCATGTGGCCCCACAGAGTTTTATCGCCTGATTCAACACTGCTGGCCAGTGTGGCAAGCCAAGGCCAGGAGTGCCCATCAGACTTGCAACACAGGCAGAGTTCCTTTTTGTTTCCtggggaatacacgtgagtctgttcacttgccggacaagcgtaattcgtcacttgtagcttggctcacagaagcAGAATCTGTACTGCTGGAGACTGTAACTAACTACCCCAAATCCTCTCTTGGCCAACACAGAAGCCTATTTACATGTTCCTGCCACCAGAGGGAGGTCATGTTCCACATGGGGATGGTGTGGAGCACTGGTCTTTCTATTAAGTGTTCTTAGAATTTTTATCCAGAAGACAATTTTTATACCAATGtttatttggagaggcagggtataaacagggtggataaaaatcaatgctttttacaataaataaataaataaataatggatttttaaaaattgataaaATGGTtgtgcaggaaaaaaatctgtcTAGAGATCGTTTTCTATTTATGATACATTATAGCTCAAAGGtttttcatcatgaaataagaaTTAATTCTTATTTTTGTAgtatgaggctgtatattcataaaatatctaaaaaaaattataaaagaattccattaattcattcgaaacgagcaagagtccagtagcacctataagactaacaaaatttgtggtagggtatgagcttgtgTGAGTCACAGCGCAGATCTAATCATTAGTTTTCTGATATAACTATAAAACTAACCTAAGA belongs to Eublepharis macularius isolate TG4126 chromosome 13, MPM_Emac_v1.0, whole genome shotgun sequence and includes:
- the VAMP7 gene encoding vesicle-associated membrane protein 7: MAILFAVVARGATILAKHAWCGGNFLEVTEQILAKTPSENNKLTYSHGNYLFHYICEDRIIYLCITDDNFERSRAFTFLNEIKKRFQNTYGSRAQTALPYAMNSEFSTVLAAQLKYHSENKGTEQVAETQAQVDELKGIMVRNIDLVAQRGEKLELLIDKTENLVDSSVTFKTTSRNLARAMCMKNLKLTIIIAIVTIVIIYIIVSAACGGLSWPSCVQK